The following are encoded in a window of Kitasatospora fiedleri genomic DNA:
- a CDS encoding mycoredoxin: protein MSGTVTMYSTTWCGYCNRLKSQLDREGIAYTEVNIEQDPASASYVESVNNGNQTVPTVVVVSASGEQSVMTNPSLRQVQSALV from the coding sequence ATGTCCGGCACCGTCACGATGTACAGCACGACCTGGTGCGGCTACTGCAACCGCCTCAAGAGCCAGCTGGACCGCGAGGGCATCGCCTACACCGAGGTCAACATCGAGCAGGACCCGGCCTCGGCGTCCTACGTGGAGTCGGTGAACAACGGCAACCAGACGGTGCCGACGGTCGTGGTGGTCTCCGCCTCCGGCGAGCAGAGCGTGATGACCAACCCGAGCCTGCGGCAGGTCCAGTCCGCGTTGGTCTGA